In Lolium rigidum isolate FL_2022 chromosome 7, APGP_CSIRO_Lrig_0.1, whole genome shotgun sequence, the DNA window aagttgcttgttgtgcgataaccatgtttattggggaacgccatcaactcattgttgaatttcatgtgagttgctatgcatgttcgtcttgtccgaagtaagggcgatctacactcgagttgaatggtttgagcatgcatattgtgagagaagaacattgggccgctaactaaagccatgattcatggtggaagtttcagttttggacaaatatcctcaaatctctaatgagaaaagaattaattgttgtcaaatgcttaaagcattaaaagaggagtccattatctcgttgtctatgttgtcccggtatggatgtctaagttgagaataatcaaaagcgagaaatccaaatgcgagctttctccttagacctttgtacgagcgcatagaggtacccctttgtgaaacttggttaaagcatatgtattgcggtgataatccaggtagtccaagctaattaggacaaggtgcgggcactattagtacactatgcatgaggcttgcaacttataagatataatttacatgatgcatatgctttattactaccgttgacaaaattgtttcatgttttcaaaatcaaagctctagcacaaatatagcaatcgatgcttttcctctataaggaccattcttttacttttattgttgagtcggttcacctatttctctccacctcaagaagcaaacacttgtgtgaactgtgcattgattcctacatacttgcttattgcacttattatgttactctatgttgacaatatccatgagatatacatgttacaagttgaaagcaaccgctgaaacttaatcttcgtgTTGNNNNNNNNNNNNNNNNNNNNNNNNNNNNNNNNNNNNNNNNNNNNNNNNNNNNNNNNNNNNNNNNNNNNNNNNNNNNNNNNNNNNNNNNNNNNNNNNNNNNtaataatgacatataatgtgtataaaacatgtgagtatcatcataaaagtagcatggaatataagaaattatagatacgtttgggacgtatcaaagctcaaacttgatcaataggtgtaaatggagggcattggagacttggctacttcatgaagaattaagggatcttcatatattatatttcatAAAGCCAAGTTATAAGGATTATcatatatatcttatatccaatgttcctctttgcggtaacttatacttcaactcttcatatttattgtaagttacttgccccttcgcatgtttggttttgtaccaaatatgtgtttgaatgtgttgtgtcttacttacctatcttgtgtattcaagtatgtttgtttgactcatcatttacttgtgtattgttttgagcccaaTGCATCtttatgatatcttatttggctctctctttgagtgattaatggaacatcccattttgggggagtgatatgcattgtgcatctatctttctttaaaatgtgtgtacatgggtaccaccacttattaTTGATATAGCAAGATTACCTAATCACTATATGGTGTGGCATACTCATGATAAATTCAAATTCTAactgtccattaatcatctctagtcaaattttaattgtctcttgattagaagaaatgttttatcacataattggggagtaatatgttttttaCATATCAcaaacctagaaaatgtgaacatatgaggttatgccacttagagttgatattTTTAATTATCtttttcctaggtggcatgttttctcaaacaagatCACACTTATTAAAAGCTCCCTTTGGTTATCTTTTGGTTATTGTTTGAGTAAGAGATTCTTGGTGCGATTTTCTCAAAAGACATATTTATACATCTTATTCGGGAAATCATTTGCTCCAAGTTATTATAaatattgctttgcatggtttGATATATTGAGAATCTCCATTTGTGCATGGTTCTTAATTCATATCTTTAACCATATGGATCTTGTGAAGTTGATCTCGAATCCTTGAAATATACCACCGGaagttaattccaatattctcattgtctttgataattgataaccttgtatgtggttgaatttatggatcatcttcaccttggattgcttcttattgccttattttatttccaagaaatctttgttgctcccatttgtcttccttgtccctttgaaaaatcttttgatacatTCTTTTGATTTCTATCAAGTTTACCTTgacggaagacaaaccttttccttttgGTACAttttgccattgtgaaaagtgtagagggcttggtttatttgttcgaacctttcTCTTTTGGGAGTGTGTTATCTCATTACTTCTTAACatgttttatttgcttgaatgagataaatcgttGAGCATGTGTGGTTTTATTCATCTTTTATTCTCAATGTTTTctacttagttcatttgttgaacttttttgaaaaaatcttttgtgatttgcttctttgatataatttggacaacaaatttgtttgggcaCATCTTTATGCCTTCTTGAATCCATTTTGTATTTTGTCCAAAgtgtatctttcttggatctttaaaatctTTGTGCATgcctatatgtaatttgtttatacttgtagcatgcttgctttctttgatccattatatagggtatactccatcaaatcctaaatggctaagatgtgcatgaaattccaacttcatctataaatatgcacatattgatatggagtgtatcctatgtattgtggttagtctaaccattttaGATCCAATAAGTTTgggaaccaagatgtacttgaatgttgttttaggtacattggatatgcaatggaggcttgtctcatctataaggaaggtattGTCACCATATGGGAATTGGAGCCAagttaggatgatcgatgaactcttatctactacatcacgccattgctatctcggtaataagtatcttattcatgcatactcatatagcatccaacctcttgtaggttgcatctttgcatgaaattctttatttcgaaaaatattgcggttcttgaataatcctttttaaagaaaacttcttattgtacatctgagtaatttgagaagatgcatacgataggaatatatataaatcatgtttatgattcacctatcccaaatatgccctctagcaatttattgcatatcaattcctcaaagagctcttatgtgcaatattgatgaaattgcgaaataaatccatatttgtgatacttgctgcctttctcaaaactttccaactagctttacttcccttattgttagttgcgatgtttttgagattttcttggttgaagttcatacatataccataagtgaaaatttggAGCCACAGGCTATATATatgcttttaagcaaacatcctttggtatactttatgacttcatcttggatatcatgtcttatttattttattaacctcttgtgtatgcatgtttctttatggatcatcttgtccactttagaaacttatatatatgagagcgttaatccatcatcttgatatccttgttctttgccagcCATCTTCTTATTATTTtgattttagtggtgttggtaaagaagatttatgagtgcttggtttatttttaTCTTCATGCATTCATATCTcgtattgttggactcaagttgttcttgataagcatattctcagTATCTTGTGTATGTtttaaatgatatagagggagtgaggattccatgtttttgcatattgtattcaaatgcaaacattctaaattatgcacgaaccttggggagcttccttatgtCACTTAGAGCACTATATTTCTCTTATCATGACATCTTTGTTTGTCCGAtttgatctttgattgcttgctttatttgttaaagctttcttcaccatgttatccttgtgcaatatttgatcctcaatatagtttgacttccttcaagtattcgtcattggatatgtgcatttgattccactcaaattatgagaagtgcacaccttggagaggagctcacattatattggctttaTAAATtatgagaagtttagagggtttaagggaatgtttttatacttaagtttggcttgtgcttaagtgttttgcctctcatgcatttcatatttatatgtcttgcatggttgtatatatatagtggaaactatcccgaaGTTTAATCTTGacgatgtatgcaatgaattcatgtccaTCACACGTTCATACATTGTGgggagtttgcactatatatgttggtcctactcacatcccttgcattagttgtagttgtgtgagtagagctggttttgatatgggctagtagcttcgtgttacttgaccatatcaaatacaacctcttgtatacaacttattctttggtaagttgcatacttgtttctaatatacattatataaaccctcttattgtggttgtcatcaattaccaaaatgggggagattgtaatggtatattgcccctatgtgtggttttggtaattaatgacaacccctatggactaatgtttgcattgagtttatatgaaggaatattccataggtactacttgtagtccatgtgttggattcaagtatggatgccatgaagataaagatataccttgcgtattggcatcaagatcattgatttgaagtcatatatgtgatatgatcaagaagaagaaatgaagatggagttcttatgtggaactcaacattagccatgctctagcttatgtgttaagcaatgaataaTCAaggtcttgagtgcttgattccaagtgaagaactcaagatatggctctaaatcGGTATTATGATAGGCTCATGAGTTGAtccatggttgactaagatttagagcattcaaacaaatgaagagttctttatacacctgaagatagtatgatagagcatgagaagatacaaggttgaccaatataaagaatgaagaatagattcaagtttggtcaacacatgaagcataaagaatgtgccacgtgaagtcatgtggtatggtaagccttgtcaattatgcttcatgaactaacccatcatatatgtgcccttgtgttgtctatgtgggttaggtatctttccatgggcatgcatcaaaagtgagatctcatatagcccatgagaggatgacatcaagtagtgatcgtcatcaaggttgagttgggcaagttcaagttgagcatctcaagaggatcatatgcttgaagcttgccatccatttgatgataatggacatgtgaagatgtgcatcaatggagcttttccatcatggtgtatgggggagcatttgtgagtcttcacgaagcaacaatgatcaagtgaggcattccagattgagtggagcttgaagaagtTATcaccaagatcaagcgggatgcgcaaggcaaagttaTGGCCTTGCTAGCTttcccttttaccggtctcaaggtggttgttgggagaccgggttataggatacatagccgcactatcaagaggggctttcggttgggtaacttgatcatatcgtcttagggagctcaaccatttgtatgctttgcattccataaatcttgttgcttcttggtgtttctctgtgtgaggttcttgaacttgtttctagctttacaacaagcccaagtttatCGAAAACAGAAtctgtatgcatcttctattgcgttttcgagcttggaggttttaccggtgtctcttttatagataggtcaaaacatTCATCTTGTGGTTTTTTACTCTgtgggtggacaatgatgtttctatgcataaagttgtagcgcttgttgttctgattccaacaagcccaagatcatcgaaatcggagtccggacgcaaaGGTTATCTTGGTTTTTATAAAACATGTTTTCATGTTTGGCCGTGTGGCGCCGGCTATCTCACCGGCTTATCCGGCACAGACCGGCTCCCACACCGGTGCCAACAGGACGGTTTCCAGGGGGCTCTcagggccgcccggtccctggcccggtctgaccggctctTCCGCCAGGCGGCCCAATCCCTGGCCCGGTTTCGGCCTGGTTGACCAGGTTGAACGAAAAACTCCCAGATCTGCCCCAAACGGTTAAATTTCgtttggctataaaaggggcttcttccccaacagttttccaagtttcttgagcacgattttgaccaccattgttgaacctcttgagcttgcttcctctctcttccctcctatgattcttgcatattcttgggggatctgaaagaggagatctagatgtaCAATCCtcaccaatccattcctcctctaagtgaggggaactcgtgaagtcatttgttgattttctcgtttgttcttcctctctaatcttatcctagcatttgttgctttggtgagatttgagtgtgaaggatttgaacacctttggtgttcttgctttgcatgattgcatagtgttgagctctccaccacgattagtttgagtgagagaccgtgagcttgttactcttggagggtgacctcctagttggcttggttggtgtttcggtgacctcttcgtggaagattgtgaaggggcccgggcttctccttcgtggagctttgaggttgtggagcttgccatctccggagtggaaaaaagctagccataaggaaagggctattccttcgtgggataggctcggagaatagggtgagccttcgtgaatccttcgtgggacatccacccctccaaacgtgacgtaccttcttgcaaaggaatggaacacgggaatacatcttcgtctccgcgtgcctcgattatttctatacccgagcttactttcgttgtgatagccatcgtgcttgaagtacatatatcttgctatcacttgtgctacatatatcttgtgcctatcttgcttagctctagttgttgttgttgcacttaggtgagcctagcatatttaggatttgtgcttgaaaaataaacgttagtttaattctgcattcttacaagccaaatccgtaagagtttttaaaatgcctattcaccccccctctaggcgacatctcgtcctttcaacaacaataatcatgatggatgatgatgTGTACTTTGCCCACATCAAGGTTGGATCAATTTAGTTCATTCATTTCGTTCTTAGCTCGCTTATGAACAAGAACTAGTTAACTTCTTGCTTGCAGGAAAATCCAAAGGACACTGATTTCATCAACAAGCTCATAGAGGACTATGACCATATGAAGACCATTTTCGTTGGTCGTGTTCTAGCAGCGCCCCTCTCTTCGACTGCGATTCACCGTGTTCTCAACCATCTCATGGAGCACAAGGCACCGGCTACCAGGTATCTTACGATGAGCCTCGTGAGCAGGATGAACTGATTTATTGCCTTCATGAAGACGGATTTCCTATGAGGAGCCGGCTCACATGGGGTGCTGGTGTGGTGGTCGTGCTTGTTGTGGTGCTGATGGTGATCATGATCATGATATATATTTTGGAAGTAGCTAGGCTTGACAACAAAAAAATGGAGCAAGATCTATATATTCGACGAGGTGGTATGTACTAACCCCCTCATTTGGTGAAATTGTGTTGCAACGCACGCAGTTGTTCCTGAACTCGTGGACGCAACACTATGGTCGTGACTACCACTACTATTATGCTAGTCCTAATGATATTAGCCGATGCTTGAATTGCAACTCTATCGAACACATTGTATGTAGTGTTCTCTTTGCTTAGTAAGATCATTACATAGTTGATGAGGTAACTCTATCGGGAAACTGCATGTAACCAAACGAGCGAACAATTAGCCGAAACACAAATCATGGGTAACCAAACGTTGGGCTTGGCTTCTGCTATGACGCGTAGAATGAATTGTTGCCAACCAAACTAGTTATACGACATGAATTAGAAGCTACATTTCACCTCTGACAGTTCCagaactagggttttgctagttctcagctagctgagaactaagttCGTGCTCAGTCAAGTCCTGCACCATTAGATTTGCTTCATAATTCGTGCTACTTATCATTTGtaacatgagttgcaactgaaatttgatGATATCATTTGGATGAGAACAAAGTTAGTTTTTAGTCGACTGACACCCAAGGAAAAAAGTGCTACCTGAGTGGAAATAGATGGTGGAGAATGACGTTGATTATACCTTTATTTGACAGAGATGGGAAATATACAGAGGAAACTGCCCGTGCGTATGGGATGTGTTGTGTCCGTAGCAACACACCATAGTGATATTCGTTCATTCACAGTAACAAAATGTGGAGTGAACATATATGTGTTAGCTAGCAATACAAACAGTACTAATGAAGTATCTTCCTGGTCACAGGCTCCAAATGCCATGGAACATGTTCTTCAGCTTGCTCCCCCCAAGCTTCTTCACGATTTTCTTGGCATCCATCACATTCGTCTCCGCGAGCTTCTCAAGATTCCTAAAATTCAGAAAAGTTCAAGCAAATGTGGTTAGCATCTATATATTCAAAAGGTGGAAATTGCAGGGAGAATTTATCATTGGATCAGATAAATGCTATGATTACCTGACATGCTCCGATGACATGATCTTCCTCCGGCCGGAGCTGCTGTCGGTCAGGTGCACCAGCGTCGACAGCAAGAACCGCTTCGCCGGCGAGGGTTTCTCCTCGTCGGGGCCCAGCAGCTGAAGTACCTGCGCCACGTTGCGCTCGTCCTGGACGAAGCGCTTCCGGTTGCGGTGCACGGACATCATGGCGCAGAGCGCCTCCGCCGCCATCTCCCTCGTCTCGAGGGATTTGGCCGCCTGGACGATGCCCACCAGCTCCGGCATGAACCCGGCGTCGCCCATCGCCTTCTTGGTCTCCTCCGACACGTGGCACAGGCGGTGCGCCGCCTTTAGGGCGCAATGCTGCAGCGTGCTGTCGCCGttgcggaggaagaagaggacgcgGTTGACGAACACGGCGCCGACGAGCCGCTCGACCGAGTCCGGCGACGAGAAGCAGATCGCGTCGATGGCTCGAAGCGCCACCTCCCGTGCCTTCGAGGAGCGCGGGATGCCCGGGTCGAGCGCACGGACGAGGGAATCGACGGCGCCCTCCTGGAGCACGACCTCCCTGGACGAGCTGTCGCCGGAGGCGATCGCGGCGAGGAGCTCGATTGCCTGGatttgcgccgcgtcgtccgcgGGGCCTTGCAGGAGCGACACGAGCACCGGCACCGCCCCGGCATCGGCCACCATGTACTTCCTGATCTCGTCGACGCCCACGAGGCTCCTCAGCACCCGGCACGCCGCGCACACGACCTCGCCGCCGCTGGCGCGGCGGTCAGAGCAGACGTTGACCAATGCCGTGACGCCGCCGTGCGCGGCGACGGCCCACGCGTTGTCGGCATTCTCCGTGAGCTTGCTGAGCACCCGCGCGGCTCGCCCCTTTGCTGCCGGGCCGGCACCAGTGTCAAGAACCCGGATCACCGGAGCGATGACTCCGCCGACGACGAGGTCGCCCTTGTAAGCGTCGAACCCGGCGATCATCGACACGGCGTCCAGGGCCTCTTCTTGGACACGCGCGTCTTGGCACTCGAGCAGCCCGACGAGAAGGCTGACTCCGTCGGCGACGTCGGCCACGACGACCCGCACGCACTTCTCGTCGTCGCGCAGCACCTCGttgagcgcggcggcggcctccctccGCATCTCCGCGCCGCCCACCCGGAGCCTGGCGAAGAGGTCGCGCACGTAGAACCGCACGTCCTCGCGGCTGGCGCCGGCGCAGGGCCGCGGCACCACGAGCGCCCGCGCGCGCGTCAGCGAGCCCGACGCGCACACCTCGTCGAGCCGGGCCACGTGCGCGTCGAGCGTGGACGCCACGACGTCGAGGTCGCTCCGCAGCCGCAGCTTGCCGCCGCCGTAGTGCTTCCCCTGGCTCCGCGGCACCAGCTCCCGCGCCTCCCTCACCGCGCCCGCGACGTCGCGCAGCAGGCCGTCGAACGCCTCGTGCCTCTCGCCGCCGTCGTTGGGCGCGATGATGGTGATGTCCGCGAGGCCGCCGTGGAGCCGGTTGAGCCTGTCCCTGATGAGCTGCCACTTGAGCGGGAAGAGGGAGGCGGAGAAGGAAGCGGAGATCAAAGAGTTTATGGCGTCCAGTGCCGCCGCGAGCCTCCCCTGCTCGTCCTGCTCTGGTTCTTGGCTacccgctgccgccggcgccgccagtTCACCCATTCTCCCTACCGAGCTCAGCTCAGCTTACAAGCAAACAGGGCAGTGTTACCATTCGTGCCGTTGCATCGAGCAAAGCAAGGAATGAACAAGGAGCAGAGCAAAGCGGTGGAGGTATTACTAGTAGTGGTATGCGGGGACGGCGGGGGAGTGTGATAACTGTAAGTGCAGGGTGGTGAACTGGCGATGGCTGTTGCGCCTTGATGCCAAGCTCGGCTTCGGCAGTTAATGGAGttatggaggcggaggcggggccgGTGATGGGTCCCTCGGATGCCAAGCACGAG includes these proteins:
- the LOC124678002 gene encoding U-box domain-containing protein 13-like, which encodes MGELAAPAAAGSQEPEQDEQGRLAAALDAINSLISASFSASLFPLKWQLIRDRLNRLHGGLADITIIAPNDGGERHEAFDGLLRDVAGAVREARELVPRSQGKHYGGGKLRLRSDLDVVASTLDAHVARLDEVCASGSLTRARALVVPRPCAGASREDVRFYVRDLFARLRVGGAEMRREAAAALNEVLRDDEKCVRVVVADVADGVSLLVGLLECQDARVQEEALDAVSMIAGFDAYKGDLVVGGVIAPVIRVLDTGAGPAAKGRAARVLSKLTENADNAWAVAAHGGVTALVNVCSDRRASGGEVVCAACRVLRSLVGVDEIRKYMVADAGAVPVLVSLLQGPADDAAQIQAIELLAAIASGDSSSREVVLQEGAVDSLVRALDPGIPRSSKAREVALRAIDAICFSSPDSVERLVGAVFVNRVLFFLRNGDSTLQHCALKAAHRLCHVSEETKKAMGDAGFMPELVGIVQAAKSLETREMAAEALCAMMSVHRNRKRFVQDERNVAQVLQLLGPDEEKPSPAKRFLLSTLVHLTDSSSGRRKIMSSEHVRNLEKLAETNVMDAKKIVKKLGGSKLKNMFHGIWSL